A window of Pyramidobacter piscolens W5455 genomic DNA:
GCATCGGCATCTCCAGACCGCAGGCCGGCTCCCGCACGATTTTGCGAGGGCCGGCCTGTCTTTTACGTCAGCGCCGCAGAGCGTCGACGCGATCAAGCTTCTCCCAACAGGGAAGAGGTTCGAGGTCGATGCGCCCCATGTGCCCGTAGGCGGCCAGACGGCGATATTGCGGCGTGCGCAGTTCCAGATCGCGGATGATCGCCGCGGGACGAAAATCGAAATTGGCGCGTATCAGCTCGGTCAGCTGTTCCTCGTTGAGCTTGGAGGTTCCGAAAGTCTCCACGTGCACCGAAACGGGGCGAGCCACGCCGATGGCGTAAGCCACCTGGATCTGACAGCGCCTGGCCAGGCCGGCCGCGACGACGTTTTTGGCGGCGTAGCGGGCCATGTAGGCGCCCGAACGGTCCACCTTCGTCGGGTCCTTGCCGGAGAAAGCGCCGCCGCCGTGAGGCACCATGCCGCCGTACGTGTCAACGATGATCTTGCGTCCCGTCAGCCCCGTGTCGGCCATCGGTCCCCCAAGGACGAAACGTCCCGTGGGATTGACGAGAATACGAGGATTCTTCATCAATTCTTTGGGCATAATCGGTTCGATGACATTCCGGGCGATCAAATCGCGCAGCTCTTCCAACGAAACCATTGGGCTGTGCTGCGACGACACCACGATCGTGTCAGCCGCGACGGCAACGCCATCGCGATATTCAAGCGTGACCTGGGTCTTGCCGTCGGGACGCAGGCAATTCAACGTCCCGTCCTTGCGCACGGCCGTGAGACGACGAGCCAGGCGCTGCGCCAAGGCAAAAGGCATAGGCAAGAATTCGGGCGTCTCGTCGGTCGCGTAGCCGATCATCATGCCCTGGTCGCCGGCGCCGATGCGATCGATCTGGTCATCGTCCATCTCCGACTCGCGGATCTCCATGGCTCTGTCCACGCCCATGGCAATGTCGCCGGACTGCTCGTCGATCTGCGTGAACACGGCGCAGGTTTCGCCGTCAAAGCCGAATTTGGCGCGGTTATAGCCCACGTCGAGCACGGCTTTGCGGGCGATGCCGGGAATGTCTACATAGGCCTTCGTGGTAATCTCCCCGGCGACGATGATCGCCCCTGTGGCGACCAGCGTTTCGCAGGCCACGCGGCTCATCGGATCCTGCGCGAGGATTGCGTCGAGCACGCCGTCGGAAATCTGATCGGCCAGCTTGTCGGGATGGCCTTCGGTGACCGATTCCGAAGAAATAAGGATTTTCTCCGCCATTACAGTACCTCCATTAAAGTTGAATGGTTATGCCGTCACGTGTCTTTCTCGGGATACAAAAAAAGAGCCTCTCCGCGAGGAGAGACTCAAAAGCCGCCGAGCGCGCTCCTCTCATCATCCGATCCGGCTCAATCGCAAAAGCCGGTCTCTGGTTTTGGCACCACACTCCCTTACGGGCAGGTTGCCGGGCGTCATCGGGCCAGTCCCTCAGCCACTCGCGATAAGAGTTTTACCGGTTCATTATACACAGCCCCATAAAGTTGTCAACCAAATAAAAGCGTAACAAAAGGGAGCTCGCGCCTCCTCGCGAGCTGCCTCATGTTGTCCGCGCCGGCGCAGGGCAGTGCGCCGGCGCGGAACGAAATCGTCACACGTCACGAAACGTCCGCGCGGAAGTTTTCATCCGCGAATCAGCCGTCGTCGCTCCCGCGCGTTTACGGCCTTCAGTTTTTTTTCGGCGCGCCTTTTTCGTGACGCCGGAATTATCGGCAGGTCATCTGCACGGCGCCGCGGAGGATTTCGATGCGGCTGCCGCCCGTTTCAATGATCAGCGTTTCCTCATCGGCCCCGACCACCGTCCCCTTCACGCCGCCGATGGTCACGACGCGGTCGCCGGTCTTCACGCGCCGCTCCATCTCATCGTGCTCGCGCTTTCGTTTCTTTCCCGGGACCAGGATGAAGAGATAATAAAAAACGATCAGGACGCCGACATAGAGCAGCGTGTAGTACAGGCCCTCGCGTGCCATCGTGAGGCGGCCGTTTTATCTGCCGAGATAATCTTCGACGATGGAGACGAAGACCGCCGAACCTTTCCAGAACACGTCCTCGTCGACGTCGAAGCGGGGGTTGTGATGGGGGCCGTCGGTGTGCTTTTCGCGGTTCGACGAGGACAGGAACATGAAAGCGCCGGGACGTTCCCTGAGATAGAAGGCAAAATCCTCGCCGCCCATGTTCGGCGCGGGAACGGAAGTGATCACGCCGTCCTCGCCCAGCACCTTGACCGCGGCGCCGGCCGCCAATCTGGCCATCTCGTCGTCGTTCACCACCGGCGCCGCGCCCCAGATCATCTCGTATTTGCACTCGGCGCGGTAGGATCTGGCGATGCCTGCGGCGATCTCGCCGATGCGTTTGCCAAGGTACTGACGCACCTCTTCTTCGAGCGCGCGCGTCGTCCCCTCGATCTCCACTTCGCCGGGGATGGCGTTGTAGGCGATG
This region includes:
- the yajC gene encoding preprotein translocase subunit YajC produces the protein MAREGLYYTLLYVGVLIVFYYLFILVPGKKRKREHDEMERRVKTGDRVVTIGGVKGTVVGADEETLIIETGGSRIEILRGAVQMTCR
- the metK gene encoding methionine adenosyltransferase; its protein translation is MAEKILISSESVTEGHPDKLADQISDGVLDAILAQDPMSRVACETLVATGAIIVAGEITTKAYVDIPGIARKAVLDVGYNRAKFGFDGETCAVFTQIDEQSGDIAMGVDRAMEIRESEMDDDQIDRIGAGDQGMMIGYATDETPEFLPMPFALAQRLARRLTAVRKDGTLNCLRPDGKTQVTLEYRDGVAVAADTIVVSSQHSPMVSLEELRDLIARNVIEPIMPKELMKNPRILVNPTGRFVLGGPMADTGLTGRKIIVDTYGGMVPHGGGAFSGKDPTKVDRSGAYMARYAAKNVVAAGLARRCQIQVAYAIGVARPVSVHVETFGTSKLNEEQLTELIRANFDFRPAAIIRDLELRTPQYRRLAAYGHMGRIDLEPLPCWEKLDRVDALRR